The sequence CGCGTGCAGCGTGGCGTCCAGCTCGCCCGCCGCGGCGGGGTCCTTCGCCAGCTTCCAGGGCGCCTTCTCGGCCACGAACGAGTTGGCGCGCCACACCAGCTCGAACGCCGCCGCGGCGCCCTCGTGCAGCAGGTTGGCCCCCATCGCCCGCCGGTAGTCCTCCAGCACGCGCCCGATCTCCCCGTCCTCCGCCGGCGCCGCCGCGGGGACCACGCCGTCCCGGTACTTCGCCACCATCGAGAGCGTGCGGCTGGCCAGGTTCCCCAGCCCGTTCGCCAGCTCCGCCGTGTAGCGCTCGGCGAAGCGCTCCCAGGTGAACGAGCCGTCGCTGTCCCAGGGCGCCTCGCGCAGCAGGAAGTAGCGGAACGCGTCGGGGCCGTACTTCTCCGCCGCCTCGGCCACGTCCAGCGTCACCCCCGCCGACTTGCTGAAGCGCTCGCCCCCGTACAGCACCCAGCCGTGCCCCCACACCCGCTCCGGCAGCGGCAGCCCGGCGGACTCCAGCATCGCCGGCCACACCAGCGAGTGCAGCCGCACGATGTCCTTCCCCACCACGTGCAGCTGCGCCGGCCACCACCGCTCCCACTCCCCGTCGGGGTAGCCGGTGTCGGTGAGGTAGTTCGGCAGCGCGTCGAACCACACCCACGTCCCCTGCGTCTCTCCCGCCACGGGGCGCGGCCAAGGGATCGCCCAGGTGAGGTGCGCGCGGGTGATGGAGATGTCCTCCAGCCCCTGCTCGATCAGCGCCAGCATCTCGTTGCGCCGCGAGCGGGGCTCCAGCACCTCCGGCGTCTCCGTCAGCCGCTTCTCGAGGAAGTCGGAGTAGCGCGAGAGGCGGAAGAAGAGGTTGCGCTCCTCGGCCCACTCCAGCTCGCGCGTGGGGTGCAGCACGCAGCGGCCGTCCTCGATCTCGCTCTCGGTCTTGAACAGCTCGCAGCCGACGCAGTACCACCCCTCGTACGTCTGCTCGTAGAAGTCGTCCGGGCTCCGTTCGTAGATCCGTTCGATCAGCGCCGCGACGCCCCGCTTGTGGTGCGGCTGCGTGGTGCGCACCCAGCGGTCGTTGGAGACCAGCAGGCGCCGCCACATCCCCTCGAAGCGCGCCGCCAGCTCGTCCACCAGCTGTTGCGGGGTGATCCCGCGCGCCTCGGCCGCCTGCGCCACCTTCTGCCCGTGCTCGTCCATCCCCATGCAGAAGCGCACCTCCTCGCCCAGCAGGCGGTGGAAGCGCGCGATCGCATCGGCCCCGATCTTCTCGTACGCGTGGCCGATGTGGGGGTCGCCGTTCGCGTAGTCGATGGCCGTGGTCAGGTAGAAGCGGCGTCCGCTCACTCGGGCCTCCGCGGGGGCGGGGGCGTGCGGGGCCGCCGCGGCGGCCGCTGCGTCTGCGCGGGCGTGGGGAGCTGCGGGCGCGCCTCCGGCGGGGGCGCGCCCTCGCGCCCCGGCGGCGGCGCGGCCACCGTCTCGGCCTTGAGCTGCTCCAGCCCGATGGTGCGGCGCTGCCGGCTCTCGTCCTGCAGCGTCACCAGGTTCCGCCAGATGTCGATGGCCACCACCTTCTCGGCGCCCACCACCGTCCGCACCGTCTTCCCCTCGCGGGGGAAGCGCTTCTTGGCGGCGAGATACGCGTCGTGCTCGTACGTCAGGCAGCACATCAGCCGGCCGCAGGTGCCGGAGATCTGCTGCGGGTTGAGCGAGAGGTTCTGGTCCTTGGCCAGCTGCAGCGAGATCGGCTTGATCTCGCGCAGCCAGGTGGCGCAGCAGAGCTGGCGGCCGCAGCGGCCCACCCCGCCCAGCTGCGCCGCCTCGTCGCGCACCCCGATCTGCTTGAGCTCGATGCGCGTGCGGAAGGTCCGCGCCAGGTCGCGCACCAGCTGGCGGAAGTCGACCCGCTTCTCGGCCGTGAAGTAGATGGTCAGCTTGTTCCGGTCCCACTGCCACTCGGCGTCGCTGACCTTCATGTGCAGGCCGTGCTGCTCCACCAGCTCGCGCGTCTTGCGGCGCACGCGCTCCTCGTCGGCCCGCAGCACGTGCAGCTGGCGCACCTCGGGGGGCTCGGCGCGGCGCAGCACCACCGCGCCCGCCACGGGGTCGGTGGGGCCGCACTTCTTGCGCGCGATGCCGCCCAGCGACTTCACGCGGCCCAGGTCGCGGCCGCGCTCCACCTCCACCAGCACCCAGTCGCCCACGCGCAGCGTCACGTCGGGCGAGGTGAAGAACGCCCTCCGCACCCCCTTGAAGGAGACTTCCACCAGGAAGCCGGCCTGCTCGGGAGAGGGGAGAGGCTGGATCACCGGAAGCTCGAGACTCACCGGTTTCGCCTCCATCTATGTCCTCGCGACGGGCTTCGCGCCCGCCGCGGGGCCGGTCAATGCAGTCGGGAGGTCAGCGGCCGGAGCGCCACTGTCCCATCCCCAGGTACTTCTTCCACCGCGCCCGGCGCAGCTCCTCCTCGGGAACCGCCCGCAGCTCGGCGAGGTGGCGGACGAGCGCCTCCTTCACGCCCGCGGCGGTGGCCTCCCAGTCGGAGTGCGCGCCGCCCGCGGGCTCGGGGACCACCTCGTCGATCACCTCCAGCTCGGCCAGGTCCTCGGCCGTGAGCCTGAGCGCCTGCGCCGCCTTCTCGCGCTCGTTCCCGCTCTTCCACAGGATCGCCGCGCACCCCTCGGGGCTGATCACCGAGTAGACGCTGTTCTCCAGCATCAGCACCCGGTCGGCCACCCCGATCGCCAGCGCCCCGCCCGAGCCGCCCTCGCCGATCACCACGGCCACCGACGGAGTCCGGAGCGCCGCCATCTCGCGCAGGTTGCGGGCGATGGCCTCGGCCTGCCCGCGCTCCTCCGCCCCCAGGCCGGGGTAGGCGCCCGGCGTGTCGATCAGGGTCACGACGGGGCGGCGGAACTTCTCCGCCAATTTCATCAATCGGAGCGCCTTGCGGTAGCCCTCCGGGTGGGGCATGCCGAAGTTGCGCCTGAGGTTCTCCTTCATGTCCCGGCCCTTCTGCTGGCCGATGAGCATGACGGACTCCCCGTCGAGCCGGGCCCAGCCGCCCACGATGCTCGCGTCGTCACGGAACTGCCGGTCGCCGTGCAGCTCCACGAAGTCGGCGAAGATCATCTCCACGTAGTCGAGCGTGTAGGGGCGCTTGGGGTGGCGGGCCACCATCACCCGCTCGATCGGGGAGAGGTTGCGGAAGGTCTCCTCTTTCAGCCCCTTCAGCTTGCGCTCCAGCGAGCGCAGCTCGGTGGAGACGTCCAGCCCACGCTCGCGCGCCAGCGTGCGGAGGTTCTGGATCTGCTCCTCCACCTCGCCGATGGCGCGCTCGAAGTCCAGGTGTGCGACCGTAGCCAACTCTTCTGCCTCCAGCCCCGCGTCTCCCGTGAGGAGAGCGAAGCAGATTCGTTCAAGCTTCAGACCAGGCGGAATCGCGGCCCCGCAACTGCCTGGAACCGCGGGGTTCGGGCGTGTCCCTCCGCTGCGCTCCGGGCCGGGCTGCGCGCGCGGTAGGGCACGATACGACTGTGCCCAACCGCGCCGGGCCCGCGTCGGCCGAAACTGCCCGGCCGCCACGGTCCCGGCCCTACGGGCGCGCATCCCTCACGCGGGGTTCGCGCGGTCCGCCGGCGCCGCGAGCGGCTGAAGCCGCCCGCTGGAACCACGGAAAGCCTCGCCAACCCCCGCGAGGCTTCAACCGCCTCCCGCGCGCGGTGTCGTCGCGCGAAGCGCCGGGGGGGTTCCCCTCTACCGCGCAGCGGGGGAGGGGAGCGCATCCTCCGGCTGCGAGGAACGAGCAGCCGAGGGTCGCGCGGGGGAGGGGGCCTCCCCGGCGGCGCAGCCGCCGGACGGCGAGGCAGGCCTCGCCCCTACTCCTCGCCCCCTCCGCGCTGCCTCCGCCCGCGCCACCCCTCCTCGCGCCCGCCGCCCACCGACCCCAGCGCCGGCGGGTCGCGGTGCAGGCGGACGCGCTCGTCGCCCAGCGCCTCGCGGAGCGCCACGAGCAGCTCGTCGCGCGGGGCCACCCTGAGCGTCTTCGAGCGCAGCCTGGGCGCCTCGCCCTCGCCGCCGCCGTTCCTCCAGAGCACGATCACGGGCCCCTGGCCCGCGTACTGCGCCAGCGCCGCCTTCGCGCCCTCGATCGCCGCCGGGTCGGGGCCGCCCGAGCCCAGCTCGATCAGCACGCCCACCTCGCCGCTCTCGCGCACCTGCTCCAGCGGCACCGCCGAGTCCAGGAAGAGCGGCGGGTCCTCGTCGTCGCGCTCGCGGGAGCTGACGGCGCCCCGGATCACCACGGCCGCGTCCTGCCGGAGCACATCCTTGTATTTAGCCCACGAGTCGCCGAACGCAAGCACCGTGGCCGTGCCGTGGAAGTCCTCCACGGTGATGCGGCCCCACTCCGAGCCGTCCTTCTTCGAGACCTGGCGCGCCGCTTCGGTCACCACGCACGCCAGCTCCACCTTCTGGTCGCGCTGCGTCCGGAGCTTCACGGTGCTGGTGCGCCCCTCGAAGAGCGCCACGTCCTCGCGGAAGCGGTTGAGCGGGTGGCCGCTGATGAAGAAGCCCAGGATCTCCTTCTCGCGCGTGAGCCGCTCGCTCTCGGCCCACTTCTCCACCTTCGGCAGCGGCGGGGCCTGCACCAGCGTGGCCGTGCCCCCGTCGCCGCCGCCCATCAGCACGTCGAAGAACGAGTCCTGCGCGCTCTCGCGCTCCTTCTGCAGGTTCTGCGCGGTGGCGAACGCCAGGTCGAGCCCCGCCAGCAGCTGGTTGCGACCGCCCCCGTCCTCGAAGCCGTCCAGCGCCCCCGCGCAGATCAGCGCCTCCAGCACCCGCTTGTTGCAGAGCCTCAGGTCGATGCGGCAGAGCAGGTCGAACATCGAGGTGAAGGGCCCCTCCGCCTCGCGCGCCGCCAGGATCGAGCGCACCGCCCCCTCGCCCACGCCGCGGATCGCCCCCAGCCCGAAGCGCACCTGCCCCACCCCCTCGCCCACCACGGTGAACTTCCAGTTCGACTCGTTCACGTGCGGCGGCAGCACCTCCACCCCGTCGCGCCCGATGCGCGGGAGAAACTTCCCCAACTCGCGGCAGTGCTGGATGTACGCCACCACGTCGTCGGTCTTGTCCACCACCGACGACATCAGCGCCGCCATGAACTCGGCCGGGTAGTGGCACTTCAGCCACGCCGTCTGGTACGCCACCAGCCCGTAGGCCACCGAGTGGCTCTTGTTGAAGCCGTAGCGCCCGAACGCCTCGATCTGGTCGGAGAGGTCCTGGATGGCGCGGCGGTCGTGGCCCTTCTCCACGGCCTTCTCCACGAACTTCCCCAGCTCCTTCCGGATCAGCTCCGCGTCCTTCTTCCCCACCGCCTTGCGCAGCACGTCGGCCTCGGCCAGGGTGAGCCCGGCCAGGATCTGCGCGATGCGCATCACCTGCTCCTGGTACACGATCACGCCGTAGGTGGGCTCCAGCACCTCCTTCAGCTCGGCGAAGGGGTACTTCACCGGCTCCAGCCCCAGCTTGCGGCGGATGTACACCATGTCCATCCCCATGTCCAGCGGGCCGGGCCGCACCAGCGCGTTGGCCGCCACTAGGTCGTCGAAGCGGTCCGCCTTCATGGCGCGCAGCTTGTCGGTGGCGAGCGACGATTCGAACTGGAACACCCCCGCCGTCCCCCCGCGCGCCAGCATCGCGTACACCTCGGGGTCGTCCAGCGGGATGTCCTCGGGGCGCGCGTACTCCACCCCGGTCTGCGGGTGGCGGAGCGCCCCGTGCCGCGCGCGGATGAAGGCCACGGCGTCGTAGATCACCGTGAGCGTCTTCAGCCCCAGGAAGTCCATCTTCAGCATGCCCGCCTTCTCCAGGCAGGTCATGTCGTACTGGGTGACGATGATCGACTCGCCGCTCCCGCCGCCGGAGCCCTTGGTGGACTGCGTGCAGACCGGCACGTACTCGTCCAGCGGCCCCGGCGCGATCACCACGCCGGCCGCGTGCACGCTGCTGTGGCGGCTGAGCCCCTCCAGCGTGCTCGAGTAGTCCAGCAGCTGCCGGTAGCGCTCCTCCTTCTCGTACAGCTCCCTGATCTCGGGGATCTTCTCCTTCGCCTCCTCCACCGTCATGGAGAAGTTGGGGGCGTTGGGGATCAGCTTGGCCAGCCGGTCCGTCTCCGCGGGGAGGAAGCCCAGGGTGCGCCCCACGTCCTTCACCACCGCCCGGCTCTTCATCGTCCCGAAGGTGATGATCTGCCCCACCGCGTCGCGGCCGTACTTCTCGCGCACGTACTCGATCACCTCGCCGCGGCGCTCGAAGCAGAAGTCCACGTCGATGTCGGGCATCGACACGCGCTCGGGGTTCAGGAAGCGCTCGAAGAGGAGGTCGAACTTGAGCGGGCAGCAGTCGGTGATCCCCATGCAGTACGCCACGATCGACCCCGCCGCCGAGCCGCGCCCGGGGCCGACGGGGATGTCGTGGTCGCGCGCCCAGCGGATGAAGTCGGCCGTGATCAGGAAGTAGCCCGAGTACCCCAGCTTGGTGATCACCCCCAGCTCGTACTCCACCCGGTCCACCACCTCGGCCGGGAGCACGGCCTTCGGGTCCGCGCCCTCCGGCGTCCCCGCGGGCGCGTAGTGCCGCATCGCCCCGCGCCACACCCAGGCGGAGAGCATCTCGTCTTCCGACGCGTACCCCTCGGGCTCGGTGGGGAAGTTGGGGACGTAGTACTTCCTGGGCATCGCGAGGTCCACCGACTCCGCGATCGCCAGCGTGTTCTCGAGCACGTCGGGCCGGTCGGGGAAGCGCTCGGCGATCTCCGCGTGGCTCTTGAAGTAGAGCTGGCCGTCGTACTTCATCCGGTCGGGGTCGGCGAAGTCCTTCCCCAGCCCGATGCAGAGGAGCACGTCGTGCGCCTGGTGGTCCTCGGCCTTCAGGAAGTGCGCGTCGTTGGTGGCCACCACGCGCACGCCCGTCTCGGCCGCCAGGCGGAAGATGCGCTCGTTGAGCCGCGCCTGCCCCGGGGAGTCGTGCGCCTGCACCTCCAGGTAGTAGCGCTCGCCGAACACCTCCTGGTGCCACTCGACCGCCCGGCGCGCCTCCTCCCACTGGTCTTCCATCAGGTGCTGCGCCACCTCGCCCGCCAGGCACGCCGAGGTGACGATGAGCCCCTCGGAGTGCTTCGCCAGCACCTCGCGGTCGATGCGCGGCTTGCCGTAGAAGCCTTCCGTGTAGCCGATGGAGGTGAGGCGGGAGAGGTTCCTGTACCCCTGGTAGTCGCGCGCCAGGAGCACCAGGTGGTAGTATCCCTTCTCGCCCTTGGTCTTGGTGCGGTCGAAGCGCGAGGCGGGGGCGACGTACGCCTCCATCCCCACGATCGGCTTGACGCCGGCCTTCTTCGCCTGCTCCTGGAAGACCCACGCGCCGAACATGCAGCCGTGGTCGGTGAGCGCCAGGGCGGGCTGCTCGAGCTCGCAGGCGCGCTTCACCAGGTCCTCGATGCGGTTGGCGCCGTCGAGGAGCGAGTACTCGGAATGGCAGTGCAGGTGGACGAACGACATCGGCCGGGGGTGCTTCCGCTCGTGGGGAAAACGAAGGTAACGCGAAGTACAACAACGAGATGGCGGGGGGCTCGCCGCCTCTGGGCTTGTCGCGCCGGGTCGCCCTGAATATGCTCCCGCACCCCCCGTTTGGGAAGGGAACGGAGGGCACGCCCGCCCCCGGCGCGGCTTCCCGGCCACCCCGCGCACCGCGACAGACCCGTTGCCGCCAGATACCGCCATGACCGCGATGCTTCACTCTCGACGGCCGCTTCGGCTCGCCGCCGCGCTCTGCCTGGCCCTGCTCGCGGCCTGCGGCGGCGGGGACGCGGGGGGCGCCGCGGACGACGCGCCGCTGCCGGAGGGCTTCACCACGCTCCCGGCGAGCGCGCGGGTGCCCGTCGCGCAGGCGGCCGAGCGCCGCTGCAACTCGCCCTCTTCGCGTTCCGTCTTCCGCCAGCCGATCGAGTGGGAGTCGTTCTGGGGCGTGAACCCGGGGTGCACGCCGCCCGCGCTGCCGCCGGGGATGGACTGGCAGAAGGAGATGCTGGTGCTGGCGGCGATGGGCAAGCGCAAGTCGGCGCAGGAGCGCATCGAGATCGTGGGGCGCGGCGAGAAGGGCGACACGCTGATGGTGCTGGTGCGCCGCACCACCCTGGTCGCCGGCTGCCCCGACGAGGGCGCCGAGGTCTACCCCGTCTCCGTGGTGCGCATCCCCCAGGACGAGCGCCGCGTCCGCTTCCTGGAGGAGCGGCGCCGCATCCCCTGCGGCGGGTGAGCCGGTGCGGCGGCAGGGCGTGAGTGCCGGAGGTGCGAGTGGCGTAGGGCGAGTGCCGGGCGCGAGTGCCTGAAGACACTCGCTGGAACCACGGAAAGCCTCGCAAACCCCGCGAGGCTTCAACCGCGAACGGCGACGAGCACCTGAGATGACGACCCCGCGGCAGTTCGATGCCGCGGGGTCGCTGATGTGCAAGGATGGCTCGGAAAGCTAGTCCTTTGCGTTCTCGTCTTCCAAGCGCCAGAACTCAGCTGGGCTCACGATGTCGATCGCGTCGTGTCGGCGGAGGACCAGGAGATCACGGTCTCCGGTTACGATGCAACGGCACTGTCCCGTCACCGCCGTCGCCAGCACCCAATCATCGTCGGGATCGCGGCAGACAGGCACCGCGAGCGGCTCCGGGACTACCACCTTACTGTACGACCGCACCGCCGACATGATCGCCTCGACGTCATCGGGAGCGATCTTGATCTTCCGGAGCAGCTTGCTCTCGAGTTCTTGCAGGAGGAAGGCGGAAGTGACGAGCGAGTGGTTCTTCACGCAGTGGCGGAGCAGCCGGTAGCACTGGCCCTGGGTCGCAAAGGCGGCCACGAGCACGTTCGTGTCGAGGACGAGCCTCACGAGATGGCGCGGAAGACGTCCTCGTCCGTGAAGAATCCCTGCGCCCGCGCCTGCGGCACCACTCGCTCGCGGATCTCACCGAGCCGACGCGCAAGGACGTACTCTTCGACCGCCGCGCGAACGATGTCGTCCTGGGAAACGCCGTCC is a genomic window of Longimicrobium sp. containing:
- the dnaE gene encoding DNA polymerase III subunit alpha, which encodes MSFVHLHCHSEYSLLDGANRIEDLVKRACELEQPALALTDHGCMFGAWVFQEQAKKAGVKPIVGMEAYVAPASRFDRTKTKGEKGYYHLVLLARDYQGYRNLSRLTSIGYTEGFYGKPRIDREVLAKHSEGLIVTSACLAGEVAQHLMEDQWEEARRAVEWHQEVFGERYYLEVQAHDSPGQARLNERIFRLAAETGVRVVATNDAHFLKAEDHQAHDVLLCIGLGKDFADPDRMKYDGQLYFKSHAEIAERFPDRPDVLENTLAIAESVDLAMPRKYYVPNFPTEPEGYASEDEMLSAWVWRGAMRHYAPAGTPEGADPKAVLPAEVVDRVEYELGVITKLGYSGYFLITADFIRWARDHDIPVGPGRGSAAGSIVAYCMGITDCCPLKFDLLFERFLNPERVSMPDIDVDFCFERRGEVIEYVREKYGRDAVGQIITFGTMKSRAVVKDVGRTLGFLPAETDRLAKLIPNAPNFSMTVEEAKEKIPEIRELYEKEERYRQLLDYSSTLEGLSRHSSVHAAGVVIAPGPLDEYVPVCTQSTKGSGGGSGESIIVTQYDMTCLEKAGMLKMDFLGLKTLTVIYDAVAFIRARHGALRHPQTGVEYARPEDIPLDDPEVYAMLARGGTAGVFQFESSLATDKLRAMKADRFDDLVAANALVRPGPLDMGMDMVYIRRKLGLEPVKYPFAELKEVLEPTYGVIVYQEQVMRIAQILAGLTLAEADVLRKAVGKKDAELIRKELGKFVEKAVEKGHDRRAIQDLSDQIEAFGRYGFNKSHSVAYGLVAYQTAWLKCHYPAEFMAALMSSVVDKTDDVVAYIQHCRELGKFLPRIGRDGVEVLPPHVNESNWKFTVVGEGVGQVRFGLGAIRGVGEGAVRSILAAREAEGPFTSMFDLLCRIDLRLCNKRVLEALICAGALDGFEDGGGRNQLLAGLDLAFATAQNLQKERESAQDSFFDVLMGGGDGGTATLVQAPPLPKVEKWAESERLTREKEILGFFISGHPLNRFREDVALFEGRTSTVKLRTQRDQKVELACVVTEAARQVSKKDGSEWGRITVEDFHGTATVLAFGDSWAKYKDVLRQDAAVVIRGAVSSRERDDEDPPLFLDSAVPLEQVRESGEVGVLIELGSGGPDPAAIEGAKAALAQYAGQGPVIVLWRNGGGEGEAPRLRSKTLRVAPRDELLVALREALGDERVRLHRDPPALGSVGGGREEGWRGRRQRGGGEE
- the metG gene encoding methionine--tRNA ligase, translated to MSGRRFYLTTAIDYANGDPHIGHAYEKIGADAIARFHRLLGEEVRFCMGMDEHGQKVAQAAEARGITPQQLVDELAARFEGMWRRLLVSNDRWVRTTQPHHKRGVAALIERIYERSPDDFYEQTYEGWYCVGCELFKTESEIEDGRCVLHPTRELEWAEERNLFFRLSRYSDFLEKRLTETPEVLEPRSRRNEMLALIEQGLEDISITRAHLTWAIPWPRPVAGETQGTWVWFDALPNYLTDTGYPDGEWERWWPAQLHVVGKDIVRLHSLVWPAMLESAGLPLPERVWGHGWVLYGGERFSKSAGVTLDVAEAAEKYGPDAFRYFLLREAPWDSDGSFTWERFAERYTAELANGLGNLASRTLSMVAKYRDGVVPAAAPAEDGEIGRVLEDYRRAMGANLLHEGAAAAFELVWRANSFVAEKAPWKLAKDPAAAGELDATLHAMVRWLAVISVLFFPFMPGKMGELWERLGGGRAMPRLDELAALDVSGWSVAGGDPLFPRPKREPVAA
- a CDS encoding acetyl-CoA carboxylase carboxyltransferase subunit alpha; this encodes MATVAHLDFERAIGEVEEQIQNLRTLARERGLDVSTELRSLERKLKGLKEETFRNLSPIERVMVARHPKRPYTLDYVEMIFADFVELHGDRQFRDDASIVGGWARLDGESVMLIGQQKGRDMKENLRRNFGMPHPEGYRKALRLMKLAEKFRRPVVTLIDTPGAYPGLGAEERGQAEAIARNLREMAALRTPSVAVVIGEGGSGGALAIGVADRVLMLENSVYSVISPEGCAAILWKSGNEREKAAQALRLTAEDLAELEVIDEVVPEPAGGAHSDWEATAAGVKEALVRHLAELRAVPEEELRRARWKKYLGMGQWRSGR
- a CDS encoding putative toxin-antitoxin system toxin component, PIN family, encoding MRLVLDTNVLVAAFATQGQCYRLLRHCVKNHSLVTSAFLLQELESKLLRKIKIAPDDVEAIMSAVRSYSKVVVPEPLAVPVCRDPDDDWVLATAVTGQCRCIVTGDRDLLVLRRHDAIDIVSPAEFWRLEDENAKD
- the ricT gene encoding regulatory iron-sulfur-containing complex subunit RicT, giving the protein MSLELPVIQPLPSPEQAGFLVEVSFKGVRRAFFTSPDVTLRVGDWVLVEVERGRDLGRVKSLGGIARKKCGPTDPVAGAVVLRRAEPPEVRQLHVLRADEERVRRKTRELVEQHGLHMKVSDAEWQWDRNKLTIYFTAEKRVDFRQLVRDLARTFRTRIELKQIGVRDEAAQLGGVGRCGRQLCCATWLREIKPISLQLAKDQNLSLNPQQISGTCGRLMCCLTYEHDAYLAAKKRFPREGKTVRTVVGAEKVVAIDIWRNLVTLQDESRQRRTIGLEQLKAETVAAPPPGREGAPPPEARPQLPTPAQTQRPPRRPRTPPPPRRPE
- a CDS encoding ribbon-helix-helix protein, CopG family, coding for MSAAIVVMLSDETKAEVDALSRADGVSQDDIVRAAVEEYVLARRLGEIRERVVPQARAQGFFTDEDVFRAIS